The Pieris brassicae chromosome 3, ilPieBrab1.1, whole genome shotgun sequence genome contains the following window.
TTAAGAAATcagtaatgtttatttaatgaaaagtgaaaaaaataataatcaataacagaaaaaaattatagagaATATAcagtatcatttattttaaaaaattatgaatgttaACTCACATTTATGCCGGTCAATGTCAAATAGTAGAAAGCCAAGGTATTCGAAGACAAATTATGCATGAATCCATCCACTTCAAGACAAATTCTACAACATTTGAGCGATTCCATGTTGAGATTTTCGTGCGAAAATTATCATTCAATTTATGTTTCAGGTAATTAAAGCTTCATTTCGCCTTGACCTTAAATATATCttgtatcaataatatttaaaatgtaaaatccaatattatatattatttaaaaacgtaaaCGGCAACGTCAATTTGGTTATGGCCACATCACGCCTCATAAGTGTGGCGTACAGTGTTCACTGTTCCAAGTTATGATCCATTGATACATCTTGTCTATGCGGTATCCTTCCAGCCACACTTAGCCAAGTCTTGGTATTCGACAAAGGTACCATATAACTAACTTAATTTCGTTGCCTAATTATACAACTGAGCGTACATGAACCAAGTTGCTTATTcattactataataaattcaagtCACAAAATGAAATCACCTCCCAGACATGATGACGCATTACGGAACACGGATACTTACAAAATGACAGATATCCAATATACAGAATATCTACTGCTACGATCATATAGTGTACGATAAACGGCGTGTGCTTAACTGCTCATACACCACACTGAACTGAACCACAGAGTGAACAACGCTGCGTCTTCGATCGTTACCACTCGATgtagacaaaaaataaaaaaaaaacttagaaGTAAAGTAGTTTGTGCTTCAGGTATCTCAGGATCGCAAAGTTAATTCGTTATACAAGCTGTAGTGTAGGTTATTTCATTTTCGTGAATTACACAGGTTTagtaacaaaactaaaattatttagtttttactacaaacaacatattgtttttacattttgaTTAACATACTAGTTATctcctattttaatattttatacacagCGTACAGAGTAAGAACATACTACTTGTCTTAGTTTTCTATAGTCTGTCTTCACACAGACTCCACATACGGCCGCGAAAATATTGGGTTTTTAGTTTTCAGAAAAATCACTTCTCGACAGTCGTGGGCGTGACCCACTACCGCAAAACGAATTTGTGTGGGAATAACATTCAGCTCAAGCTCACGCTTTGTCACGTAACCATTTTCAAACACGCCTGTCGAATAGTGATTTATCCTAAAGTCCGtgtatcttttatatatatatctataatataagtaagctaaaaagtttgtttatttgatttaacgCACTAATCTCAGAAACTCTAATATCTTAACCGTCCCAACAGTAAACCTCACCTTCAGCTGTTAACATTTAGAACCACCACGTGAGAcgtgtcagcagttggtcaatgttcaaataatacatatttaaactaCTCTTGTAAGCTTCTAAACAAGGCGATAGACTACCAACCTCTATTAGCCGCTCCATGTGATAGGATCGCAAATCAGAACATACTCAATAGAAGATACCATGTGCAAATGAGAGAAGAGGAATGTGATAGATTACCCCTTAATGAGCTGCGCATATATACCGATGGCACAAAAACAGGTTGTGGCTCCGGTGCTGGCATATTCTCTcttgatctcaacatcaacatacacctaccCTTGGGCACATACAGCTCGATCTTTTAATGCGAATGTGTCGCTCCaaccgaagcagccagagccgtgCAGCGGTTaggaattaataacttttgtattaagttcGTATCCGATCCGTGCGTCTCTGCTGATGGCGTTGGTAAGCAAAAAGACCAACAGTAGATTGATATTGGAAAGTCACGTtgcactggaggcaataacCCTGACAAACAGAGTTACCCTGCAGTGGATCACTTGGCAACGATGCTGCCGATGAGCTTGCGAGGAGAGGTTCGGAGATGAGGCCTGCTGGTCCATATCCGCTCCTTCCCTTACCCTTTTCGCAGGTGCGAGCCTGGGTACGCCAAAGATCCACAGAACTCCAACATCAACGATGGTCACAAGGTGCGGACTGcagacagtccaaaatggctctgccagcaGTCAACCGGTAACTTACCAAACAACTTCTAAACTTGAACAGAATCAATCTAAAAACAATGATAGCGACAATAACGGGCCATTATCTCCTTTATAAACATCTTTatgtcctaggcgcgacagacagccccctttgcagaggctgtttgagcgcagaggaatcagtcacccacgtagtcctgaaatgcgaggctgtgactaaacaacgtgcagaaatcctcggaacgcttcgtgaagcctgcgaagtgccCAGAAGGCTTCTGAGcttttggaaggagttaggctggcttagttagccaggactttacgcacaatggacctattgagcgtctaagtgcggaaactgagtccacacatacatacatactctTGTAAGCTGTCGGTGTAACGAATCTTCAGCTATTAAAGTATAGAAAATCCACGTGAACCGAGTGAGCAGTTGGTCAAATGAAACCTGAACAATTACTATTTCTAAAAAAGACTTTCTATATGTcgaaactttttatatataaataaaacttagtatttttaaaaagatacacagtatttatttcagttttattcagtaataaataataaaagttcaaTACTGTATCGTTAATAGAATTTATTGCTTCATTcacatacattaaaattaggtatttattttatagtttctGCAAGTTTTTTCTTACGTGAACGATCATAAGGATTAGGCAGTTTTAAGTGAACTGTTTGGTAGTGAATATTACGTGTAGTGCTGAAGCCGAAGGACTTTCCGCATTCTTCGCACTTGAATGGTCGCTCACCTGTATGCGTCTGAAAATAATTGgcataaatgtatatatgaatTGCTTTTAATTTCTTCCACTAAAACTCGAGAATGGAGGAATTTGGCTACTTTCAACCGTGAGAAACATAGAtaagtaaaggaaaaaaaaaactattaacaaCCATTTAATgttctaataaaaactttttgtagtcagaaatttcatttttttggtattgattgtattttgttaattgttaatcCTTTACttcaaaatgtaatttaaaaaatgtgtgtgtagTGCAGCTCTTCTCTATGGTTAAACTAGTTAGTGTGTTTTgtacttttagtttatttataataaagcaataataaaaaataataaaaacagaatcaatttatacaaatagtaCAAACAATGGAAGAATCTTAATGCAGGCAATTAAAGATGACGTAGATTTGTATAATTggtataaagaaattaatttttaatgtgtactTCCTTTTGAAACAATCGAGGCATTTTGCATATATTATCAACCCGCCTTGATATATTTGTCATGTTGTGTAtgattatatttgtaattataacataaacaaaaaaataatcggTAATATCgtgaaatgttatttattttaatgtatctgTGGCAACACTGAACTCTTACCCGTTGATGTTTAACAAGAGCGCTGTTTAATTTGAACGTCCTTCCACAGAGCGAGCACATATGAGGTCTCGTATCTGAATGGACGCTCTTCTGGTGCTTCATCATCCCATCACGATGACGAAAGCCCTAAAACGTGTTAAAAAAGTACTTAACCGACTTGCAAAACAGGTTATGTATTTGACCtgtatttatgttattgttaaatttatgtatgattaattatttaggcTTCCAAGAACATGCGCAACATTTCCTAGGTCTATATCCaacatttttatcaaaatttattcagTAGTTTCTGAAATATGGGTATCTCAGaataccatatatttttttaataaacaaacgcaaacgggcaggaggctcacctgatgttaggtgataccgccgcccatgaacactctcaatgccagagggctcgcgagtgcgttgccggccttttaagaatttgtacgctcttttcttgaaggaccctaagtcgaattggttcggaaatacttcagtgggcagctggttccacatagcagtggtgcgcggcaaaaattgtcTTGAAAAACACTCAGTATATTGCATAGTTAAACACTAATACAGAAaccaaaatataatgttatagctttttgtataaaaaatatattttatttccttgTTGTTATAGTATAGGGGGGCTAAACCCATACAACTTTACAGAACACTCACCTTGCCGCAAACACTGCATTTGTGCGCGTATTCATTACTATGACTCGCGTTATGTGACTCCAGACCAGCCTTTgtctgaaataaaacaaaaataaataatattccagGCAAAATAATCCTCGAATAAACGAATATTAAgtgtattattacataaaatctgaactaatgtgtaaaattattttcaaaataacgTTGATACGGTCAGATTTGACGATTTGACGAAGGGAAAAAAGTGTGTAACAATAGGcagtatgaaaaaaaatgtaatgagacgtgttataaatgttaataagagTAATCtctgtaaaacattatattataaagatttatgGAATAAAAACACATgtctaaatattgttttatacgtACATTATATTAGGtcattacatatgaaattggcgttttgtatgggaagaacaaaaagtagaatattttatatataatatatttaattaatcaaagtatgaaccattgttttttatgcacttttgccatctcataggtagttcattgatccctttactaaaaaaaaacagtcggacgggaatcattAAATCTGTGAAtacgatttggactgccccatcagaattaaattttttcacTTGCacgaagttgtccaaatttcgaaaaaaaatggtaatctgttggagcaaggtccggggagtacggaggatgtcttagacattccaattgaagctcttctaatttggtagccgtctgttgtgcagggTCTAGCGTGGTCGttaagtagcagtggcgtggagcgattgaccagcctaggttgtttagccgctagcttttccatcatggtttgcaattgctgacaatagacaccagccgtaatagtctggccagatttgagaaaactgcaatgaacaataccggcactagtccaccaaacgcttacaagtaacttttttggggttaattttcgcttggggcaggattaggctggctggccaggatccaaccattgcgctgagcacTTCCGATTATCATAAAGAAtctatttttcatcacaggtaatgattcggtttaaaataccttcattattgtgccgattcagtaatgtaacgcagcagtcgacgcgcgtttgccggtttgcttcagtcaattcgtgaggtacccacctctcaagctttttaatcttcccaatttgcttcaagtgaattaaaacagttttatcactaacaccgcagcctgcagctaactcagacctggtttgcgatggatccgcttccacaatagccttcaatacttcattattatcttgggtctcaggccgtccacggggcttgttctgcaggtcgaaatttccagaacgaaaacgttggaaccaaaaacgaactgtgttttcttttgcaacatgaccgccatacacattcAGTgtcatgagtaaatagctgtaaaatttgaatttgaaattcctaaccaaataCCTCctgtatttgaggtcaaagtggccagtacgaaatacgccattttcatatgtaaggacctaatataacaCAAAATGGCCACAGATGTGTCAAATCGACGACATAGCATGTTAGTAAATAACCCTGTCAAAACCTGAAAATATTCTATAGGCagtttgatataattaaataaatcggtCCAGTAGTTTTGGAGCCCGTTCAATGCgaagaaacaaatatacaattatagtCGATCTTACCGCAAATCCCTTCCCGCAACATTGACACACGTGGTGGTCCCTAACAGGATATTTCTTGTCAGGGTGACGCTCTCTATAGTGAGACCAATTCGCCATTGCATTTGGTATCTTTTCTGGACACTGGACacattatcatttttttagtCATATCTGGCgtataataacttataatcCTGTACGCGACTCTGTAGCCGTTTCGAATAATGGTATATATCGATCTCTATAAGCATATggcattatatttaacattatagtTGTCTCAGTTCAAAGGATTAGATAAATGAAAACCTCTTTAAATGGTTAAAAATCTTTGGTATTTTAACGAGATCCCTATTAAAGAAGTTTGACTGAATATATATGCGATAATATATGCGAATATGTTTGACATAATATGTAACTTTtgtaacaattttagtatatttgtcTGAATTTGAAAACCAACAATTTACTCACCGACGACCGAATTGCAAAATAAGAAATGGTTTTTcgtaaactttttattatattatggtaatagttttaactttatgcttgtttcaagtaaaataaagtCGGACGATAGTTTAATGTGACAGCGTCATACCAAAACGTTGATGAAAAGATTACATGTTTTTATGAACAAAATTGAATCATTTTTATGGAATTACCACTATTTTAGGAAGGAATGCGCGGACGCATGGCGTATGCCATAATCTAGTGGAAGAGGGACAAATGCGGCGCAAGCGTACAATAAGCGTAACGGGGCAATGAGTTATGCCTTTTCGTGCGTGCAGACGGCGttcatgaatttattaaacgttgtcacgtcaaaacGGACACATAGCAGCAATATAATCGCGCtgttatctattttaatatatagttaataaataaatagctagCTTTAGTTTACGAAAGAttctcattttttttaaatagaaggGTAAGATAAGTATGTTATGAAATGTCAAAAATAGACACTGCAGTAgcaaaaatttgattttataaggTCCTATTAGCAATGCCGTATGCAATATCCGGACATCCTACAATGGCTGTGGTAGTTAATGAGGAAACAAAACTTGACTCCTTGACAAAAAACTTGACTACGTGACGAAAACTGGTGTTAAAAGACAGAttgattattttgaataaatgaaaggaataataaaaatattattttcagttaataaatagtacttACATGAGGACACTGTATAGGCCAAGTACAATCATCTGGGCCAAGTTTAAGATCGCGCTTATGCTTGAGTCGCGCATGCTCACGCCTGTCATCATTCGTCGAGAATACTTCTCCGCATTCAAGGCAAGTGAACCtttaaacaaatcaaaatatcgTGAATAAGTTAACATCGATATGgggaaagttatttttttttaaaataaacccgaacattattacaaaaactagTTATAAGCGCCTCAGATATTATTGTTAACACAGTAAGTTTTTAATGTCCGGcaaaataaaagtttcttTAGCATAGTATAAAGACCTATATTCGGATTtcttattaacaaattaaatacagGGAAAATACTTACTGATTTGTTATATCAGCGTGCTTTTGGGATGTGACCTTGTGTCGCTCGTAAGCCTTTGCATTCGCGAACTGAATGTTACATATTTCGCAGCGCCGTGCGTCCGCGTCGCTCGaattttcctttaattttgaactttaaatatacttttaaggGTTATAACATTTAGGGTGCTTTGAATTTGGTAAATTGTATAagacttaaaatgaataattttgaatgtaCTTTTTACGGTTACGGTACTAAGGgttactgttaatttaaaaaaacgttattgtttaataatatttttggttgAAATTTGGCCATACGGaagctgtaaaaaaataaataaacaaatgtatgaGCAAAACGCATTTGTAACGATACCTAGGACATTTCGGctcgaatttaaaaatggtaaattcaattcaatggttaaacaattttatctaCAAATGCAGCAACGTTGTCGGACTTTGAAGATTTTTTCTTGTCGATTTggttaaacattattaaaccCTTTTAAGAATCTTTATTGTATTGACGTACagcacaaataaaataaatcaatggcgctgcaaactttttaggtctgggcctcagatttctgtatctgtttcatgatcgtttgtaaattgaataggcaagtaggtgataagccttctgtgcctgacacacaccgtcgactttttgggtttaaagccagctggtttcctcacgatgtttttcttcttcttgttcaccgttcaagctaatgttaaatacgcacatagaatgaaaatctattggtgcacagccggggctcgaacctacgacctcagggatgagagtcgcatgctgaagccactaggccaacactgctctactaTTGACGTACAGCATACAtggtataaaaattacaaacaaattcGAAAACACCTAAGACATCGCTTACATTTCGATGTTTAGCCTTTTTATGCCGATTGAGGCCATGTTGTGTCACGAACGCCGCGCCGCACAATTCGCAGGTGAAGTCTGCCGGATGCTTACTGCGTAAGTGGTTTAAGTACGTTGATTTATTACtgaaaacaatattacaaaCTGTTTCGAAGATATCAACAATatcttaaaagtaaaaaaactataccATCTGGGGCCCGTGGTCAATTTCTTTTGATGGAGTCCTATCAGTAAAAATTGTCACGTTGTActgagtttaattttaataaacttcgagATTTTCAGCGTACTCAATTACACGTTGTATATGTCCCACTAATTCCACAATTATAACTCCTCTCTTAAGCGAGAGGGAATGGATTGTATTACCCACGTTAGCCAGGGGTCCTCTTAGGTCGGAGGCCCGTGGCATTTTGTCAGCCCTGCCACCCTTTTGTTACGCCACTGACTACAAATGTAGTCTGAATCCTCAAATGAAAATGAGAAAATCATAATTTCTAACCTAAAAATCTACGACACAtttgtcttaaatatttacttatcgAACAATAACTATAGAAATGTTTGACCAAGACCCATAAGGGGTTACAAAGCTACTGAATTTATTATACtgtaatttattcatactctttgaaatttaattaaaacctttttgttaaatttaaaagtaaatacaaGTAGCCAATCTTAGCAATCCAATTATTGTTACCAAACGATATTTATGTAAGCAACAGGCTGGGATATATCTGCATATATAGTTATGTACAAAACGGAAATGAGACTAATAATTTTCCATAGAACGGCACGAAACTTACACATGCACTTCCTCACAGTGTGGACATTTATACTTCACTCCTTGATGATAGCGAACATGTAATCTTGCTTGGTAGCTGAAATTTACAAGATTGGATTATGATGTGCAAATGTCTCGTATGGACACTTAGACATATCAAGACGATCCTTTTTGAAAGTTCAGCTAAGGAAACAGTCAAAGTTTCATCGAAACTAGTTCAAGTGTTTTTGATATGTAGGTGGcagagtattattattatttattattatcaatggcgctacaacctttttaggtctgggcctcagatatctgtatctgttacatgatcatttttttaaaatcgaataggcaagtaggtgataagccttctgtgcctgaggcGCATcttcgactttttaggtctaaggcaagccggttcctcacgatgttttttccttcaccgttcgagcgactgtctaatgcgcacatagaaagaatatCCATTGGCGTACAGccgggattgaacctacgacctcaaggatgagagtcgcaccctgaagccactaggccaacactgctcctgaGGGGACAGAGTAATCTGGGtaaacaatacattaaaacatatattttttcttttcagtTAACAGGTTGCGCTGtttaatcttttaataatatattataacgttattaccctttttttcaaataataaattataacggACTCCCAAACTATAAATCATCGATCATCGTGagtcaaaaaattatttttgttaagtatTTTGTATACTTACAGTGAACTTAGCACTCTAGGACAGTTTCTGCAAACATAGCGCCGTGGATGCATCGAGTAATGCTGGCTAAACTTGCGTCGGGTCTTGAAACGCAGTTTACAAATGTCACACTCCAAACTACCCCGTGactataaacaatttatttgtataatgtcTAACCACATAAAACATGTAGTATCGAATTTCAATACGATtagataattttcaattgGCCTAAGTTGAAATTCCCgatatcttattattaaaaaatatagttttattcacAGTTTATGCTATTCACAGCTAAGAATTGAGAAAAGAGAaagaatttagattttttatccTTACCTCGTCATGTTTAACCGCATGGTTTAAAGCAGATTGTTCATTCAGAAATGTCTTACAACATTTATCACATTTGTGTTGAGATTGCCGGAACTCTTCAGATTCTCGTCGCTTTCTCAACTCTTCCAGTTGTTCATCTTtcttaaagaattttttaaaattatttctttagtaTAACTCGCCGTTACTGAACAGTTCCTTTGTATATCCCTTAACCATTATTTACATTGCTAATGAGCtcaaaagatataaataataattagttataagatGTGTTAGTAACAATAAGACTTTGCTATCTTAGTAGAATtagtacaaaaaaatgtgtgagtgtacagtgtacacacgtaagaagtgaaacttctttacgaccttatttttcgaaaaatgatttcgattatgatgatgatgatgaatttCTGCAtatactatatgcaactttacagaaattcgttaaataagataacgtttaacaaaaggcttttatcatAATGGACATGCatgcaaataatacaattatttcattttacattattactactaagattattagagaattgaattatttctatcattgttatcgttattatatatttttgttattaatggctccgaatctcttcgaatcaaccgtggtagggaaaCAAGAACAAGAtgcaagaaaaagatggcacgtaacggaaaaatgtgacgcgtaccCGAAATAtttgacggtaattttttttccaaggccgacaaaaagtttcacttcaaaaaggtactagaaaattattgaattccATAATCCAGCAGATCAAGCAATAGTACTGTTAATAGATTCAGTTCAGCCTATTcgctataatttaaaaatgttgttaatGTAATTCCCAGAAATTACACATGGGGCAGAAACATTTCTAAatcataacaatttttaaaagcttgTAGCTCTGGCTTTCATAATtaccaatacaaaaaaaagtcATATATAGGTATCAAATTTATGAATCAAGTCACACTACATAAGTAGACAGTATCAATATTACATTTCACgtataatatatcttttacactaagtatatataataattaccgtcaaataaataaatataacaaattcctCTAAATCCTTATCATGAATAGTAGGTGTGTTTTTCTTTGTTTGCTTGATTCTTTGAGATCTTTCTTTTCTTCTCAATCCTATTATTGATTTTGTCTTTAccttaaagttaaaataacatcataagttctaatttattataaggaAATCTGTTAGTTAAGGTAAACTAATTggcataaaatgtttaataaataactattaccCCAAGCGGCTTAGCTcagtttcaataatatttgtataccataattatataagtagCCATCagattttaaaacacaatGGGATTGTTTTACAGTGAAAATACAGTTTAcctatattgtttataaaaaaatattaataacagaaTGATACatactttacttttatttaccaAATTTACTAATTTCAGGTCATCATCTGAAGACTCTGTACCTTTtaaatcatcatcatcacttaaatttaatttaatttttgtttgtccataattttttatttccaaattatCATGCATTTGTAGATCCATTCCTGAGGGACTAGTTTCTATCTTTATATCTTCTATATCAGTAACAATACagttatttctaataaaaatttcattctTTATTGGAGTTTTAGCAACTTCTCTTTTAATGCTTGAGTCATCTTcactaaacataaatgttgCAACCTTTTTATTAGTCATTTTCTCTGCACTTTTTGTATCACATGTATCTGAATTTCTGtcaatatctatattaattacatgATGAGTAATGCCCATATTgttaatatgatttttctGAATCTGTGTTATATCTGCTTTTGTTACCtgcaaacaataaaaaaatattttaatattagagttattgattaataattatgtaaacttAAACTGAAGTGAATTTGTGAAAAATAATACCTGTCCTTTTTCAATTACAATCCTTTGCAACATACTTTGAACTTCTAAGCATTTTTGtctaaatagaaaatacttCTTCAACAAAGCCGCACACAGGTGGCAAGCATATGTTGGCATCTTATATTCATATAGAGGCTAAAAAGAAACTTCATAAATGCTTATTAACTATAACTACTAATATACAGGTTTTACTAATGAATATATACTGGGTTATTTGGAAGAAACTGCTTTTAGTAGTAAGAGCGCCTATTAACATTGCTagtcttttttatattgttttcctCTGTTTTGTgacaatataatgtaaataaagtgttagGAATTTAATGCATTAAATGCAAACAAAGTGCATTTagagatatattatattaagttaacaTTACTGAAACTATTTCAAACAACTTTATCTGATGTTTacagtattattttacttgtCCAGGTGATGCTCtatcattacatttttatgttattttatatacttgtTGGTCTCGatacttaacaataatttgcCACTAATAATAACTTACATCAGTTCCGGTTAATAATTCGTAGTAGTATTCCAATGAAGTTAAATGTATAacattaagtttaatatcAGTTGTAAGACAAAGCCTGCAAacttttaagttttccatttaaGTGGTTTCAGTTATTATATAGtaagttgtatttaaatataaaatttattcatttatttattttagctatAGTAAAAACGTAGAGAAATTagttcttattattaataaaataatggtttcgtttgacttttttattatttactttaggATTTAGGAGTTCTTCTTAACTCTATTTCACCACAGACTAAATAGAGACACCACAGGTGGACGAAAAATGCTATCACAGACTACAATCACACCACTATGGTAGAAATAGAGAATCCACAATCAATGAAAACTTGGAAGTAATATTCATTGTCATCATTGTTAtcgaaataaaa
Protein-coding sequences here:
- the LOC123706870 gene encoding zinc finger protein 225-like isoform X1, whose product is MENLKVCRLCLTTDIKLNVIHLTSLEYYYELLTGTDPLYEYKMPTYACHLCAALLKKYFLFRQKCLEVQSMLQRIVIEKGQVTKADITQIQKNHINNMGITHHVINIDIDRNSDTCDTKSAEKMTNKKVATFMFSEDDSSIKREVAKTPIKNEIFIRNNCIVTDIEDIKIETSPSGMDLQMHDNLEIKNYGQTKIKLNLSDDDDLKGTESSDDDLKLVNLVNKSKVKTKSIIGLRRKERSQRIKQTKKNTPTIHDKDLEEFVIFIYLTKDEQLEELRKRRESEEFRQSQHKCDKCCKTFLNEQSALNHAVKHDESRGSLECDICKLRFKTRRKFSQHYSMHPRRYVCRNCPRVLSSLYQARLHVRYHQGVKYKCPHCEEVHVNKSTYLNHLRSKHPADFTCELCGAAFVTQHGLNRHKKAKHRNENSSDADARRCEICNIQFANAKAYERHKVTSQKHADITNQFTCLECGEVFSTNDDRREHARLKHKRDLKLGPDDCTWPIQCPHCPEKIPNAMANWSHYRERHPDKKYPVRDHHVCQCCGKGFATKAGLESHNASHSNEYAHKCSVCGKGFRHRDGMMKHQKSVHSDTRPHMCSLCGRTFKLNSALVKHQRTHTGERPFKCEECGKSFGFSTTRNIHYQTVHLKLPNPYDRSRKKKLAETIK
- the LOC123706870 gene encoding zinc finger protein 354A-like isoform X2, which codes for MENLKVCRLCLTTDIKLNVIHLTSLEYYYELLTGTDPLYEYKMPTYACHLCAALLKKYFLFRQKCLEVQSMLQRIVIEKGQVTKADITQIQKNHINNMGITHHVINIDIDRNSDTCDTKSAEKMTNKKVATFMFSEDDSSIKREVAKTPIKNEIFIRNNCIVTDIEDIKIETSPSGMDLQMHDNLEIKNYGQTKIKLNLSDDDDLKGTESSDDDLKLVNLVNKSKVKTKSIIGLRRKERSQRIKQTKKNTPTIHDKDLEEFVIFIYLTKDEQLEELRKRRESEEFRQSQHKCDKCCKTFLNEQSALNHAVKHDESRGSLECDICKLRFKTRRKFSQHYSMHPRRYVCRNCPRVLSSLYQARLHVRYHQGVKYKCPHCEEVHVNKSTYLNHLRSKHPADFTCELCGAAFVTQHGLNRHKKAKHRNENSSDADARRCEICNIQFANAKAYERHKVTSQKHADITNQFTCLECGEVFSTNDDRREHARLKHKRDLKLGPDDCTWPIQCPHTKAGLESHNASHSNEYAHKCSVCGKGFRHRDGMMKHQKSVHSDTRPHMCSLCGRTFKLNSALVKHQRTHTGERPFKCEECGKSFGFSTTRNIHYQTVHLKLPNPYDRSRKKKLAETIK